One part of the Oceanihabitans sp. IOP_32 genome encodes these proteins:
- a CDS encoding sugar MFS transporter — protein sequence MSNQKSYRSAFILLTVLFFLWGFITVLVDSLIPRLRELFTLSYFQAGLVQFAFFGAYFLLSIPASYILSKIGYKKGIILGLMTMALGCLLFYPAASYRVFGIFMLAYFILAAGITVLQVAANPFVAVLGSEDAASSRLNLSQAFNSLGTAVAPAVGALFILSDVIKTKDEIATLEPAIKEAYLSSEAAAVQTPFLGLAAFISFIAFIFLFAKLPKMISETSTGTYAEAFKNKKLMQGVLGILFYVGAEVAIGSYLVNYFLDMNLVSVIKENAMMKAIAEGILNSGLTDKDGKAIVGVFVTFYWSGAMIGRFVGAYLTKIIKPGKVLAIFASISISLILVSVSTVGLVSMWSILAVGLFNSIMFPTIFTLAIDGIGYLKPKASGLLCTAIVGGAIIPPIFGLLTDYIAFKNALLIIILCYAYIVWFGYKNGKADALIV from the coding sequence ATGTCAAATCAAAAATCGTATCGTTCAGCATTTATTCTATTAACGGTCTTATTTTTTCTCTGGGGATTTATAACGGTTCTGGTAGATTCTTTAATTCCGCGCCTGCGTGAACTGTTCACACTATCCTATTTTCAAGCAGGTTTGGTACAATTTGCATTTTTTGGAGCTTATTTCTTATTATCTATACCAGCCAGTTATATTCTTTCAAAAATAGGTTATAAAAAGGGTATTATTTTAGGATTAATGACTATGGCTTTGGGGTGCCTGCTTTTTTATCCAGCAGCGTCCTATCGGGTTTTTGGCATTTTTATGTTGGCTTACTTTATTTTGGCAGCGGGTATAACGGTATTGCAAGTAGCGGCGAATCCTTTTGTTGCCGTTTTAGGGTCTGAAGATGCCGCTTCTAGTCGTTTAAATTTATCTCAGGCTTTTAATTCTTTAGGAACTGCTGTCGCTCCAGCCGTGGGCGCCTTGTTTATTCTAAGCGATGTGATAAAAACAAAAGACGAAATTGCTACTCTGGAGCCCGCTATTAAAGAAGCGTATCTAAGCTCTGAAGCTGCAGCAGTGCAAACGCCTTTTTTGGGTTTAGCAGCGTTTATTAGTTTTATTGCCTTTATATTTTTGTTTGCCAAATTACCAAAAATGATTTCTGAAACGTCTACAGGAACCTATGCTGAGGCCTTTAAAAATAAAAAATTAATGCAAGGGGTATTAGGTATTTTGTTTTATGTTGGTGCCGAGGTCGCTATTGGGAGTTATTTGGTAAACTACTTTTTAGATATGAATTTAGTCTCTGTAATTAAAGAAAATGCGATGATGAAAGCCATTGCAGAAGGCATTCTTAATTCAGGATTAACAGATAAAGATGGTAAAGCCATTGTTGGCGTTTTTGTGACGTTCTACTGGTCTGGAGCCATGATTGGTCGCTTTGTTGGTGCCTATCTAACCAAGATTATAAAACCAGGAAAAGTGTTGGCAATTTTTGCCAGCATTTCTATAAGTTTAATTTTAGTATCAGTAAGCACGGTTGGTTTGGTAAGTATGTGGAGCATTTTGGCTGTTGGTTTGTTTAATTCTATCATGTTCCCAACTATATTTACTTTAGCAATTGATGGTATTGGCTATTTAAAGCCAAAAGCTTCAGGTTTATTATGCACTGCTATTGTTGGTGGCGCTATTATTCCGCCAATTTTTGGGTTATTAACCGATTATATAGCGTTTAAAAATGCTTTGTTGATTATTATATTGTGTTATGCTTATATTGTTTGGTTTGGTTACAAAAACGGAAAAGCTGACGCTCTAATTGTGTAA
- a CDS encoding glycoside hydrolase family 18 protein codes for MKQLTYLVLALLFFGCSNGTEKKEASNKIVKPDIKTNENYKIIGYAAGYEDYDFSKIDATKLTHINFAFANIVEGKAAFELETDAAKIKTLIGLKKQNPDLKVLYSVGGWVWSDQFSTMAAFEDSRQIFAESCVELMKKHGFDGVDLDWEYPGQRAEDNIFRPSDKDNFTLLLAAIRKALDEEGKKNNNHYLLTIATGADQAYMNHTDLAEAHKHLDFINVMCYDFFNGWMHQTGHHANLYPSEKDKYNVNSGVEAIDRHIKAGVPVDKLVLGMPFYGRQWAKVFSVKDGLYEPAREGGMIVPYWDIKAKIKTGKYENFYDESAKASYLWNATDRIFISYDTPKEIQLKASYIKEKGLGGAMFWEYSLDQDQELLNELYNGLN; via the coding sequence ATGAAACAGTTAACGTATTTAGTTTTAGCATTACTTTTTTTCGGATGTTCTAACGGAACAGAAAAAAAAGAAGCTTCAAATAAAATAGTAAAACCCGATATAAAAACAAACGAAAATTATAAAATTATTGGCTATGCTGCGGGTTATGAAGATTACGATTTTTCTAAAATCGATGCAACCAAATTAACACATATCAACTTTGCTTTTGCAAATATTGTAGAAGGAAAAGCAGCTTTTGAGTTAGAAACGGATGCCGCCAAAATTAAAACCTTAATCGGACTTAAAAAACAAAATCCAGATTTAAAAGTGTTGTATTCTGTTGGTGGCTGGGTGTGGTCCGATCAGTTTTCGACCATGGCGGCTTTTGAAGATTCGCGACAAATATTTGCTGAAAGTTGTGTGGAATTGATGAAAAAGCACGGTTTTGATGGTGTAGATTTAGATTGGGAATATCCTGGACAACGTGCAGAAGATAATATTTTCCGTCCGTCAGATAAAGATAATTTCACCTTGCTTTTAGCAGCTATTCGTAAAGCTTTAGATGAGGAAGGAAAGAAAAACAACAACCATTATTTACTAACCATTGCAACAGGTGCAGATCAAGCATACATGAATCATACCGATTTGGCAGAGGCGCATAAACACCTCGATTTTATAAACGTGATGTGTTATGATTTTTTTAATGGCTGGATGCATCAAACGGGGCATCATGCGAATTTGTATCCTTCAGAAAAAGACAAATACAATGTAAATAGTGGCGTAGAAGCTATAGATAGGCACATAAAAGCTGGTGTTCCGGTAGATAAATTGGTTCTTGGTATGCCTTTTTATGGCAGACAATGGGCAAAAGTTTTTTCGGTAAAAGATGGCTTATATGAGCCCGCTCGAGAAGGTGGTATGATTGTGCCTTATTGGGATATTAAAGCAAAAATAAAAACGGGTAAATACGAGAATTTTTACGACGAGTCTGCAAAGGCTTCTTATTTATGGAATGCTACAGATCGTATTTTTATTTCTTATGACACACCTAAAGAGATACAATTAAAAGCATCCTACATCAAAGAAAAAGGTTTAGGCGGTGCCATGTTTTGGGAATATAGCTTAGACCAAGACCAAGAATTGTTAAACGAACTTTACAACGGTTTAAACTAA
- a CDS encoding carbohydrate-binding family 9-like protein: protein MFLKFNFLLILLVSKAVFAQSENATIPNSYIAFHTSEALEIDGDDTEVAWEKVPWSQPFIDIQGVKKPKYNTQVKMLWDDTYFYIFAKLEEPHVWADITQHDAIIFHNNNFEVFVDTNGDAQNYYEIEVNALNTIWDLFLSKPYRETNVVLNDWTATGMKSAIKINGTLNNPTDVDRGWTVEMALPWHIFKTSYFEKNVPKNEFWRVNFSRVNWEHQLTNGKYQRKKEANGKLLPEYNWVWSPQGVINMHEPEKWGYVYFSSKKAGETDVFDIPNDDKIKWKLFELYRAQNDFKNRNKNWATRIKDISNTPITVEGETIQPILEHHSFGYTISIESPFTNALLIIKEDGSFLKKDK from the coding sequence ATGTTTTTAAAATTTAACTTTTTATTAATTTTACTGGTGTCAAAGGCTGTTTTTGCACAATCTGAGAACGCAACAATTCCAAATAGTTATATTGCTTTTCATACTTCCGAAGCATTAGAAATTGACGGAGATGATACTGAAGTGGCTTGGGAAAAAGTGCCATGGTCTCAGCCCTTTATAGATATTCAAGGTGTTAAAAAGCCAAAGTATAACACACAGGTAAAAATGCTTTGGGACGACACCTATTTTTACATTTTTGCAAAACTAGAAGAACCCCACGTTTGGGCAGATATTACACAGCATGATGCCATTATTTTTCACAATAACAATTTTGAAGTATTTGTAGATACCAATGGCGATGCTCAAAATTATTATGAAATTGAAGTGAATGCCCTAAATACGATTTGGGATTTATTCCTTTCAAAACCGTATCGTGAAACCAATGTAGTTTTAAATGATTGGACCGCCACAGGAATGAAATCTGCTATTAAAATAAACGGCACTTTAAATAATCCCACTGATGTTGATCGGGGGTGGACAGTCGAAATGGCTTTGCCATGGCATATCTTTAAAACCTCATATTTTGAAAAAAACGTCCCTAAAAATGAATTTTGGCGTGTAAATTTCTCAAGAGTGAATTGGGAACATCAACTTACAAACGGAAAATACCAACGTAAAAAAGAAGCGAACGGAAAGCTCCTGCCTGAATACAATTGGGTTTGGTCGCCACAAGGCGTGATTAATATGCATGAACCAGAAAAATGGGGTTATGTATATTTCTCTTCAAAAAAAGCTGGTGAAACTGATGTTTTTGATATCCCAAATGATGATAAAATTAAATGGAAATTATTTGAATTGTACAGGGCACAAAACGATTTTAAAAATAGAAATAAAAACTGGGCAACCCGTATTAAAGATATTTCAAACACTCCAATTACTGTTGAAGGGGAAACAATACAGCCCATTTTAGAGCACCACAGTTTTGGTTATACCATTTCTATTGAAAGTCCGTTTACAAATGCCTTATTAATTATAAAAGAGGATGGCTCTTTTCTTAAAAAAGACAAATAA
- a CDS encoding glycoside hydrolase family 130 protein: MSTIPWQDKPDGCNDVIWRYSENPIINRYDIPTSNSIFNSAVVPFKGGFAGVFRCDNKAVQMNIFAGFSKNGIDWDINHEPIIMQAGNTDMIESDYKYDPRVVFIEDRYWITWCNGYHGPTIGIAYTFDFKEFYQCENAFLPFNRNGVLFPQKINGKYAMLSRPSDNGHTPFGDIYISYSPDMKYWGEHRCVLKTTPFEDSAWQCTKIGAGPIPILTNEGWLMIYHGVINTCNGFRYAMGSAILDENEPDKVKYRTQPYLLGPAELYETTGDVPNVVFPCAALHDIKEDKLAIYYGAADTVVAMAFGKLSEVVQFTKDNSL, encoded by the coding sequence ATGAGTACAATTCCTTGGCAAGATAAACCAGATGGTTGCAACGATGTAATTTGGCGATATTCAGAAAACCCAATTATAAATAGATATGATATTCCAACTTCCAACAGTATTTTTAATAGTGCTGTAGTCCCTTTTAAAGGTGGTTTTGCAGGTGTTTTTAGGTGTGATAATAAAGCGGTACAAATGAATATTTTTGCTGGTTTTAGTAAAAATGGTATCGATTGGGATATCAATCACGAACCTATTATCATGCAAGCGGGCAATACCGATATGATTGAATCGGACTATAAGTACGATCCACGGGTTGTATTTATTGAAGATCGATATTGGATTACCTGGTGTAATGGCTACCATGGACCAACCATTGGGATTGCATATACCTTCGATTTTAAAGAATTTTACCAGTGTGAAAACGCTTTTTTACCTTTTAATAGAAATGGCGTTTTGTTTCCACAAAAAATAAATGGTAAATACGCCATGTTAAGTCGTCCCAGCGATAATGGTCATACACCTTTTGGCGATATTTATATAAGTTACAGTCCAGATATGAAATATTGGGGCGAGCACCGTTGTGTACTTAAAACCACACCTTTTGAAGACAGTGCTTGGCAATGCACCAAAATTGGCGCAGGACCTATTCCTATTTTAACTAACGAAGGTTGGTTAATGATTTATCACGGTGTTATTAATACCTGCAACGGATTCCGTTATGCTATGGGATCTGCAATTTTAGACGAAAACGAACCTGATAAAGTAAAATACAGAACCCAACCTTATTTATTAGGACCAGCAGAGTTATACGAAACCACAGGCGATGTGCCAAATGTCGTGTTTCCGTGTGCGGCTTTACACGATATAAAAGAAGATAAATTAGCTATATATTATGGCGCTGCAGATACGGTTGTGGCTATGGCCTTTGGGAAATTGAGTGAAGTTGTTCAGTTTACAAAAGATAATAGCTTATAA
- a CDS encoding sodium:solute symporter family protein, translating to MNSIDVSIIAIYIILTLWVGIWISKRASKGLDSYFLGGKSIKWYYLGLSNGSGMFDISGTALMVGWLFLYGTKSFMLMWLWPIWNQIFIMMFLAVWIRRSDIMTGSEWILTRFGDDKAGRASHKIVALFAVVAAIGFIAYFFEGVGKFLTVILPWDLALFVGNSEWLTSEQSYALIIILLTTIYTIKGGMFSVVATEVLQYGIMVLAGVLVAAYTFFAFSDMEITSVITEEWKTVFFDWELDTHWNSEFQKFNDLVDSEGYKMFGALIGMSLFKGFFASIAGPTPSFDMQRILSTKTVKEAAYMSGFTNLVLFIPRYLLIGGVVVIALVVLAPQMAANPNLTGGDLEILLPQVINFHVPVGIKGLLLAGLLAAFMSTFSAFVNAGPAYIVNDIYKKYFKPKATDKHYIKASHIASFSVVALGVFMGFFADSINSLTLWITSSLFGGYVAANFLKWVWWRFNGWGYFWGMLSGLVVASLQFLLDQNKANLTEGTLLFELAQMSAIFLFPIIFGFSLLGSFLGTYLSKPTNMDVLKSFYANVHPWGFWKPVLKELKKDNKKIERNSEFWRDMVNCAIGIVWQSSMIVLPIYFIIRDYPKAFISLGVFLITTIILKFTWLDKVRKIPN from the coding sequence ATGAATAGTATTGATGTTTCAATTATTGCAATCTACATCATTTTAACATTGTGGGTAGGCATCTGGATTTCTAAAAGAGCCTCCAAAGGTTTAGATTCTTATTTTCTAGGTGGTAAATCCATTAAATGGTATTATTTAGGATTGAGCAACGGTTCTGGAATGTTCGATATTTCTGGAACAGCCTTAATGGTGGGTTGGCTTTTTCTATATGGCACAAAGAGTTTTATGCTCATGTGGTTGTGGCCTATATGGAACCAGATTTTTATTATGATGTTCTTGGCCGTTTGGATTAGACGCTCGGATATCATGACGGGCTCTGAGTGGATTTTAACCCGTTTTGGCGACGACAAAGCTGGTCGCGCTTCACACAAAATTGTAGCACTTTTTGCAGTAGTTGCTGCCATTGGTTTTATTGCTTACTTTTTTGAAGGTGTTGGTAAATTCTTAACCGTTATTTTACCTTGGGATTTAGCGTTGTTTGTGGGCAACTCAGAATGGTTAACTTCAGAACAATCTTATGCTTTAATCATTATTTTGCTAACTACCATTTATACTATAAAAGGCGGTATGTTTTCTGTGGTAGCGACCGAGGTTTTACAGTATGGTATAATGGTTCTAGCAGGTGTTTTAGTTGCGGCATACACGTTTTTTGCTTTTAGCGATATGGAAATTACAAGTGTGATTACCGAAGAATGGAAAACTGTTTTTTTTGATTGGGAATTAGACACACACTGGAATTCAGAATTTCAAAAATTTAATGATTTAGTCGATTCTGAAGGTTATAAAATGTTTGGTGCTTTAATCGGGATGAGCTTGTTTAAAGGGTTCTTTGCAAGCATCGCTGGACCAACGCCAAGTTTTGATATGCAGCGTATTTTATCAACAAAAACCGTAAAAGAAGCGGCTTATATGAGTGGTTTTACAAATTTAGTATTGTTTATTCCGCGCTATTTATTAATTGGAGGAGTGGTTGTAATTGCTTTAGTGGTTTTGGCACCTCAAATGGCGGCAAATCCTAATCTTACTGGTGGCGATTTAGAAATTCTATTACCTCAAGTGATTAATTTTCACGTACCTGTTGGCATTAAAGGATTACTTTTAGCTGGTCTTTTAGCTGCCTTTATGTCCACGTTTTCAGCGTTTGTAAATGCTGGACCCGCTTATATTGTAAACGATATTTATAAAAAATACTTTAAGCCAAAAGCTACCGATAAGCACTATATTAAAGCCAGCCATATCGCATCCTTTTCGGTAGTTGCTTTAGGGGTTTTTATGGGATTTTTTGCAGACTCCATTAATTCATTAACCTTATGGATTACCAGTTCTTTATTTGGTGGTTATGTAGCTGCCAATTTTTTAAAATGGGTTTGGTGGCGATTTAATGGTTGGGGCTATTTTTGGGGTATGTTGTCTGGATTAGTTGTTGCCAGTTTACAGTTTTTGTTAGATCAAAATAAAGCCAATTTAACGGAAGGCACTCTGCTTTTTGAATTAGCGCAGATGTCTGCTATTTTCTTATTCCCAATAATTTTCGGGTTCTCATTATTAGGTTCGTTTCTAGGAACCTATTTAAGTAAACCAACTAATATGGACGTTCTGAAATCTTTTTACGCCAACGTTCACCCATGGGGATTTTGGAAACCGGTGTTGAAAGAATTGAAGAAGGACAATAAAAAAATAGAACGAAATTCAGAGTTTTGGAGAGATATGGTAAATTGTGCCATTGGGATTGTTTGGCAATCTAGCATGATTGTATTGCCTATCTATTTTATTATTCGTGATTATCCAAAAGCATTTATTTCTTTAGGTGTGTTTTTAATAACGACTATTATCTTGAAATTCACATGGCTAGATAAAGTTAGAAAAATTCCGAATTAA
- a CDS encoding GH92 family glycosyl hydrolase, producing MKTIYVLVFSLIFIMGCNKKTEHKPIKTTSLLDYVDPFIGTGGHGHTYPGATVPFGMLQVSPVNGISAWDWCSGYHYSDSIAIGFSHLNLSGTGIGDLADILFMPVNKEVDLSINPISRDSISYKSAYNHNNEKVSPGYYQVFLEDHNINVELTTSKRTASHKYTFNQDDIQSVVINLGFAINWDKALETSIKIEDKYTISGYRFSTGWAKNQKVFFVAKFSKPIANYKLYEDGKLSNKDFAESTKTSSQLFFNADDSNELHAKVALSSVSVENAKANLEADTFNFEAEKLEAENIWDKALSHIIVETPVDSLKTIFYTAMYHAQLAPVTFSDKNGQFRLENDSIVTAKNYTAYSTLSLWDTFRAQHPLLTLMEPDRVSDMVNSMLAYYETKKILPVWTLYGNETNTMTGYHSIPVIVEAYKKGIRGFDAEKAFEAMKNTMTQDERGLINYKKYGYIPYTLIDESVTITLEYAYNDWCVAEMAKALGKDDDYQFFLNRSKAYAYLFDNETGFMRGKSEDGKSWNEPFDPKHSNHREQTDYTEGNAWQHSWFVPHAVTDLIGLHGGNETFTKRLEQLFTESSEITGDNISADITGLIGQYAHGNEPSHHIAYMFNHANQPWRTQYWARHIMDTQYNTTPNGLSGNEDCGQMSAWYVLSSVGLYPMNPASGDYEIGTPIFEKSTINLPNGKTFIIKAENVSDKNFYIQSATLNGKVFNTTNISHEEILNGGTLHFVMGPEPNKNWGI from the coding sequence ATGAAAACCATATATGTACTAGTTTTTAGTCTAATTTTTATAATGGGCTGTAATAAAAAAACCGAGCATAAGCCTATTAAAACAACATCTTTGCTAGATTATGTAGATCCTTTTATTGGTACTGGCGGCCATGGGCACACATACCCTGGAGCAACTGTACCTTTTGGGATGTTGCAAGTTAGCCCCGTAAATGGCATTAGTGCTTGGGATTGGTGTTCTGGTTATCATTATTCAGATTCTATAGCTATTGGCTTTAGTCATTTAAATCTTAGTGGAACGGGTATTGGCGACCTGGCTGATATTTTATTCATGCCCGTAAATAAAGAAGTCGATCTATCTATTAATCCAATCTCGAGAGATAGTATTTCCTACAAATCGGCTTATAATCATAACAACGAAAAAGTATCACCAGGGTATTATCAAGTATTTTTAGAAGACCATAATATTAATGTGGAATTAACAACTTCAAAAAGAACAGCAAGTCATAAATACACCTTTAATCAAGACGATATACAATCGGTAGTCATAAATTTAGGATTTGCCATTAATTGGGATAAAGCTTTAGAAACCTCCATAAAAATTGAAGACAAATATACCATTAGCGGTTATCGATTTAGTACGGGTTGGGCTAAAAATCAAAAAGTATTTTTTGTTGCTAAATTCTCTAAACCAATTGCAAATTATAAGCTCTATGAAGACGGTAAGCTATCCAATAAAGATTTTGCCGAAAGTACAAAAACATCTTCACAGTTGTTTTTTAATGCTGATGATAGTAATGAATTACACGCCAAAGTGGCATTGTCATCAGTAAGTGTAGAAAATGCAAAAGCCAATTTAGAGGCAGATACTTTTAATTTTGAAGCAGAAAAACTTGAAGCAGAAAACATTTGGGATAAGGCCTTATCTCACATAATAGTTGAAACTCCTGTAGATTCTTTAAAAACTATTTTTTACACGGCCATGTATCACGCGCAGTTAGCACCAGTTACTTTTAGTGATAAAAATGGTCAATTCCGATTAGAAAATGATAGCATTGTTACGGCAAAAAATTACACCGCATATTCTACCTTATCACTCTGGGACACCTTTAGAGCGCAACATCCGTTATTAACTTTAATGGAACCAGATAGAGTTTCAGATATGGTGAATTCTATGTTAGCCTATTACGAAACTAAAAAAATATTGCCAGTTTGGACCTTATACGGCAACGAAACCAATACTATGACAGGTTATCATTCTATACCTGTTATTGTTGAGGCTTACAAAAAAGGGATTCGTGGTTTTGATGCCGAAAAAGCCTTCGAAGCAATGAAAAATACCATGACGCAAGACGAACGCGGATTGATTAATTATAAGAAATACGGTTATATTCCTTATACGTTAATAGACGAGTCGGTGACCATAACCTTAGAATATGCTTATAACGATTGGTGTGTTGCAGAAATGGCAAAAGCCTTGGGTAAAGATGACGATTATCAATTTTTCTTAAATCGATCGAAGGCCTATGCGTATTTATTTGATAATGAAACAGGCTTTATGCGTGGTAAATCTGAAGACGGTAAATCTTGGAACGAACCCTTCGATCCAAAACATTCTAACCACAGAGAACAAACTGATTATACTGAAGGCAATGCTTGGCAACACAGCTGGTTTGTACCACACGCCGTTACCGATTTAATTGGGCTACACGGCGGCAACGAAACCTTCACAAAACGTTTAGAACAATTATTTACAGAAAGCTCTGAAATTACCGGCGATAATATTTCGGCAGATATTACGGGACTCATCGGGCAATATGCGCATGGTAACGAGCCTAGTCACCATATCGCTTATATGTTTAACCATGCCAATCAACCTTGGAGAACACAATATTGGGCGCGTCATATTATGGATACTCAATACAATACCACGCCAAACGGCTTGAGTGGTAACGAAGATTGCGGACAAATGTCTGCTTGGTACGTCTTGAGTTCTGTGGGTTTATACCCTATGAATCCGGCTTCGGGCGACTATGAAATAGGAACGCCAATCTTCGAGAAATCGACGATCAATCTTCCAAATGGCAAAACCTTTATAATTAAAGCAGAAAATGTTTCAGATAAAAATTTCTATATACAATCTGCGACTTTAAACGGTAAGGTTTTCAATACCACAAATATTTCACATGAAGAGATACTAAACGGAGGCACATTGCATTTTGTTATGGGACCTGAGCCTAATAAAAATTGGGGCATCTAA
- a CDS encoding family 20 glycosylhydrolase — protein sequence MTLPKIKFIIYLILTGVFISGCVGSNAVNLEDKYPIIPIPKEIRFGDQELHFEDINIESSSFENEAKLVVEFFKTKGIPISENGLKIQLIKENSSVDNNNNNNNNNDEAYTLSISDKIVIAAHTDKGIYYGIQSLKQIFRKKNEKGVLPKVEIIDSPAFKIRGFMHDTGRNFQSVGQLKEQIEVLAQYKYNVFHWHLTDNPGWRLESKIYPELQAEHATSRQKGNYYTQEDFKDILAFCKERKITVIPEFDIPGHTDAFRKALQIDAMRDPKVKPILMDLFQELMNLADAETMPYIHIGTDEVRNDYERVSQDVIFEIMNLIRKNNREVIVWKEGIVVKRDSTSINQLWAYHEGRKGHRFIDSRSNYINHLDPFAGMARLFFQQPTRQPKGDALALGGILAAWPDNNINDERDILIQNPIYPSMVFYADAIWNGRAKDYPEYWAKLPAKGTQEFNAFKAFEDKVITHRDLFFKGKEFQYIRQTDKHWKLIGPFNHGGDVEKSFPVEKNIKSSYEINGKPFTWTDSHVGGTIHLKHFFGFPAVTEAKQGTYYAYTSIYSPDDRVQDFWVGFQGWSRSGGRRVGPFPDQGDWHTTKPKIWVNDIEIAPPVWKQPNLGTKTDEIPFIDEDYFYRAPTKINLKKGWNKVLLKIPQDTNSWKWMFTCIPIQVTKDGFREANDLKYSTTFKNL from the coding sequence ATGACCTTACCAAAAATTAAATTTATAATTTATTTAATACTTACCGGAGTTTTTATTTCAGGATGTGTGGGCTCTAATGCCGTTAACCTTGAAGATAAATACCCAATAATTCCAATACCAAAAGAAATTCGTTTTGGTGATCAAGAGCTTCATTTTGAAGATATTAATATTGAAAGCTCCAGTTTTGAAAATGAAGCAAAATTAGTGGTCGAATTTTTCAAAACAAAGGGGATACCAATTTCTGAAAATGGTTTAAAGATTCAATTAATAAAAGAAAACAGTTCTGTTGATAATAATAATAATAATAATAATAATAATGATGAAGCCTATACCTTAAGCATTTCAGATAAAATAGTAATTGCAGCTCATACTGATAAAGGCATATATTACGGCATTCAATCTTTAAAACAGATTTTCAGAAAAAAAAATGAAAAAGGGGTTTTACCTAAAGTGGAGATAATCGATTCGCCCGCATTTAAGATTCGTGGTTTTATGCACGATACAGGTCGTAATTTTCAATCGGTGGGGCAACTAAAAGAGCAAATTGAAGTCTTAGCACAGTATAAGTACAATGTGTTTCATTGGCATTTAACCGATAATCCAGGATGGCGATTAGAAAGTAAAATCTATCCAGAGTTACAAGCAGAACACGCTACCTCTAGACAAAAAGGTAATTATTATACACAAGAAGATTTTAAAGACATTCTAGCTTTTTGTAAGGAAAGAAAAATAACGGTCATTCCAGAGTTTGACATTCCGGGACACACCGACGCTTTTAGAAAGGCCTTGCAAATTGATGCCATGCGCGACCCCAAAGTAAAACCCATTTTAATGGATTTGTTTCAAGAGCTTATGAATTTAGCAGATGCCGAAACCATGCCATACATTCATATTGGAACCGACGAGGTACGTAACGATTACGAGCGTGTTTCTCAAGATGTTATTTTTGAAATCATGAATTTGATTAGAAAGAACAATAGAGAAGTTATTGTCTGGAAAGAGGGTATTGTAGTAAAAAGAGATTCTACGTCTATCAACCAACTTTGGGCCTATCATGAGGGCCGAAAAGGCCATCGCTTTATAGATTCTAGGAGTAATTACATCAATCATTTAGACCCGTTTGCTGGTATGGCACGTCTGTTTTTTCAGCAACCTACCAGACAGCCTAAAGGCGATGCTTTAGCGCTTGGCGGTATTTTAGCCGCTTGGCCAGACAATAATATAAATGATGAAAGAGATATTTTAATTCAAAATCCTATTTATCCGTCTATGGTGTTTTACGCCGATGCTATTTGGAACGGTCGAGCAAAAGATTATCCAGAATATTGGGCTAAACTGCCAGCAAAAGGCACCCAGGAATTTAATGCGTTTAAAGCTTTTGAAGACAAGGTAATAACACATAGAGATTTGTTTTTTAAAGGCAAAGAGTTTCAATATATTAGGCAAACCGATAAGCATTGGAAATTAATAGGACCTTTTAATCACGGTGGTGATGTGGAGAAGTCTTTTCCTGTAGAAAAAAACATCAAATCATCTTATGAAATTAATGGAAAGCCATTTACTTGGACAGATTCTCATGTGGGTGGCACCATTCATCTAAAGCATTTTTTTGGTTTTCCTGCGGTGACTGAGGCAAAACAAGGCACGTATTACGCTTACACATCTATATATTCGCCAGACGACCGAGTTCAAGATTTCTGGGTAGGTTTTCAGGGTTGGTCTAGATCTGGCGGCAGGCGAGTGGGGCCTTTTCCAGATCAAGGCGACTGGCATACCACAAAACCAAAAATTTGGGTGAATGACATCGAAATTGCACCACCTGTTTGGAAACAACCAAATCTAGGTACAAAAACCGATGAAATTCCATTTATAGACGAAGATTATTTTTATAGAGCACCAACAAAAATCAACTTAAAAAAGGGTTGGAATAAAGTTTTGTTGAAAATTCCACAAGATACAAATTCGTGGAAATGGATGTTTACTTGCATTCCTATACAGGTTACAAAAGACGGCTTTCGAGAAGCAAACGATTTAAAATACAGTACCACATTTAAAAATCTTTAA